The Listeria swaminathanii genome has a window encoding:
- the upp gene encoding uracil phosphoribosyltransferase has translation MANVHVIDHPLVQHKLTIIRDKNTGTKAFRELVDEVATLMAYEITRDMELEDIQVETPLQTTTAKTLTGKKLGIVPILRAGLGMQDGILKLIPAAKVGHVGLYRDHDTLEPVEYFVKLPSDVEERLFIVVDPMLATGGSAIMAIDCLKKRGARNMKFMCLVAAPEGIKALQDAHPDVEIYVAGLDEKLDENGYIRPGLGDAGDRLFGTK, from the coding sequence ATGGCAAATGTACACGTAATTGATCACCCACTAGTACAACACAAATTAACAATCATTCGAGATAAAAATACGGGAACAAAAGCATTCCGCGAACTTGTAGATGAAGTCGCTACATTAATGGCGTACGAAATTACACGTGATATGGAACTCGAAGACATCCAAGTAGAAACACCACTACAAACAACAACTGCTAAAACACTTACTGGTAAAAAATTAGGTATTGTACCTATTTTAAGAGCTGGTCTTGGTATGCAAGATGGTATTTTAAAACTAATCCCTGCTGCTAAAGTAGGTCATGTAGGTCTTTACCGCGACCATGATACACTTGAACCAGTAGAATATTTTGTAAAACTACCTTCTGACGTGGAAGAACGTCTTTTCATCGTTGTAGATCCAATGCTTGCAACTGGTGGATCCGCGATTATGGCTATCGATTGCTTGAAAAAACGCGGCGCTCGCAACATGAAATTCATGTGTCTAGTAGCTGCTCCTGAAGGCATCAAAGCGCTTCAAGACGCACATCCAGACGTAGAAATCTACGTAGCTGGCTTAGACGAGAAGCTAGACGAAAATGGTTATATCCGTCCAGGCTTAGGAGATGCTGGCGATAGATTATTCGGAACTAAATAA
- the wecB gene encoding non-hydrolyzing UDP-N-acetylglucosamine 2-epimerase gives MAKIKVMSIFGTRPEAIKMAPLVLALEKEPETFESTVVITAQHREMLDQVLEIFDIKPDIDLDIMKKGQTLADITSRVMNGINEVIAAENPDIVLVHGDTTTSFAAGLATFYQQKMLGHVEAGLRTWNKYSPFPEEMNRQLTGVMADMHFSPTKQAKENLLAEGKDPATIFVTGNTAIDALKTTVQKDYHHPILENLGDNRLILMTAHRRENLGDPMQGMFEAVREIVESREDVELVYPMHLNPAVREKATKILGGHERIHLIEPLDAIDFHNFLRKSYLVFTDSGGVQEEAPGMGVPVLVLRDTTERPEGIEAGTLKLIGTNKENLIKEALDLLDNKESHDKMAQAANPYGDGFAANRILAAIKSQFDGSERPEDFIV, from the coding sequence TTGGCTAAAATCAAAGTAATGAGTATCTTTGGTACAAGACCAGAGGCAATAAAAATGGCACCGCTCGTTTTGGCATTAGAAAAAGAACCAGAAACGTTTGAATCAACGGTTGTTATTACAGCTCAACACCGCGAAATGTTGGATCAAGTCTTAGAAATTTTTGATATAAAACCCGATATTGATTTAGATATTATGAAAAAAGGCCAAACCCTAGCCGATATAACTTCACGCGTAATGAACGGAATCAATGAAGTTATCGCCGCGGAGAATCCGGATATCGTTTTAGTTCACGGCGATACAACAACGAGTTTTGCTGCCGGGCTTGCGACATTCTATCAACAAAAAATGCTCGGGCATGTCGAAGCTGGACTTAGAACTTGGAATAAATATTCACCATTTCCAGAAGAAATGAATCGTCAATTAACGGGTGTTATGGCTGATATGCACTTTTCTCCAACCAAACAGGCGAAAGAAAATCTGCTTGCGGAAGGAAAAGATCCGGCTACTATTTTTGTGACTGGAAATACGGCTATTGATGCACTTAAAACGACTGTTCAAAAAGATTATCACCATCCAATCCTAGAAAATCTTGGCGACAATCGTCTAATACTTATGACTGCTCACCGTAGGGAAAATTTAGGCGATCCGATGCAAGGGATGTTCGAAGCAGTTCGTGAAATCGTGGAAAGTCGTGAGGACGTTGAACTTGTTTATCCGATGCATTTGAATCCAGCTGTTAGAGAAAAAGCGACGAAAATTTTAGGTGGGCACGAACGCATTCATTTAATCGAACCACTCGACGCGATTGATTTTCATAATTTCTTGCGCAAGTCTTATCTTGTGTTTACCGATTCAGGTGGCGTCCAAGAAGAAGCACCAGGTATGGGTGTGCCAGTTTTAGTTTTACGTGATACGACCGAGCGTCCAGAAGGAATCGAAGCTGGGACGTTGAAACTAATTGGAACGAATAAAGAAAATCTGATAAAAGAAGCATTAGATTTACTTGATAATAAAGAAAGCCACGATAAAATGGCGCAAGCAGCTAATCCATATGGCGATGGTTTCGCTGCGAACAGAATTTTAGCAGCAATCAAAAGTCAGTTTGATGGAAGCGAACGACCAGAAGATTTTATCGTGTAA
- a CDS encoding ATP synthase subunit I, whose protein sequence is MLESLIGMYHRHQKYMVLFIAICLCGWFLTPYIHIFLGLKLGLIVGWFNYWILMRRTQAMTRALAENRSFYGMGMTLRMGSVLLATIIATQLPEFFHVYSMVIGLGLAYAIIFLDFFAYSMYRRKKFLKREG, encoded by the coding sequence ATGTTAGAATCGCTAATCGGCATGTATCATCGTCATCAGAAGTATATGGTTCTTTTTATTGCTATTTGTCTTTGTGGATGGTTTTTAACCCCGTATATACATATTTTCTTGGGACTTAAATTGGGTTTAATCGTCGGCTGGTTCAACTACTGGATATTAATGAGACGAACACAAGCAATGACAAGAGCTTTGGCAGAAAATCGTTCTTTTTATGGAATGGGAATGACGTTACGGATGGGAAGCGTGTTACTTGCTACAATTATAGCGACGCAACTGCCGGAATTTTTTCATGTTTATAGCATGGTAATCGGACTTGGGCTTGCATATGCAATTATTTTTCTAGATTTTTTTGCGTATTCCATGTACCGCAGAAAAAAGTTTTTAAAAAGAGAGGGGTGA
- the atpB gene encoding F0F1 ATP synthase subunit A has protein sequence MEEEFPTISLLGIDFNLSNILMITVTCVIVLLIAIICTRNLQRRPTGKQNFIEWVMDFVRGIINSNMDWKTGGRFHVLGITILMFVFVANMLGLPLQIAVNDEVWWRSPTADPIVTLTLAIMVLGLTHYYGIKMRGFKHYFVGTYLSPMKFLFPLKLVEEFANTLTLGLRLYGNIFAGEVLLTIIATQLAHINIFVGVLAIIPAIIWQAFSLFIGAIQAYIFTMLTMVYMSHKVSDEH, from the coding sequence TTGGAAGAGGAATTTCCAACGATAAGCCTATTAGGGATCGACTTTAATCTATCTAATATTTTGATGATTACTGTGACTTGTGTCATCGTTCTTCTAATAGCCATTATCTGTACCAGAAATCTGCAACGCCGTCCTACCGGAAAGCAGAACTTCATTGAATGGGTTATGGATTTTGTCAGAGGTATTATTAATAGTAATATGGATTGGAAAACCGGTGGGAGATTCCATGTGCTTGGTATTACGATATTAATGTTTGTCTTCGTTGCCAACATGCTAGGACTACCATTACAAATCGCAGTAAACGATGAAGTATGGTGGCGTTCACCTACAGCGGATCCAATTGTCACATTAACACTTGCGATAATGGTTCTTGGCTTAACGCATTACTACGGTATTAAAATGCGTGGTTTCAAGCACTACTTTGTTGGTACTTACTTGAGTCCAATGAAATTTTTATTCCCACTAAAATTAGTAGAAGAATTTGCTAATACATTAACGCTTGGTTTACGTCTTTACGGTAATATTTTTGCCGGGGAAGTTTTGTTAACCATTATTGCTACTCAACTTGCACATATTAATATATTTGTAGGTGTTCTTGCGATAATTCCAGCGATTATATGGCAGGCGTTCTCACTCTTTATTGGGGCAATTCAAGCGTACATTTTCACTATGCTGACAATGGTTTACATGTCACATAAGGTCAGTGACGAACATTAA
- the atpE gene encoding F0F1 ATP synthase subunit C, which translates to MSLGVIAAAIAVGLGALGAGIGNGLIVSKTVEGVARQPEARSMLQSIMFVGVALVEALPIIAVVIAFMVLNK; encoded by the coding sequence ATGTCTTTAGGTGTTATTGCAGCTGCTATTGCTGTTGGATTAGGTGCATTAGGTGCGGGTATTGGTAATGGTCTTATCGTATCAAAAACTGTCGAGGGTGTTGCGCGTCAACCAGAAGCGCGTTCTATGCTTCAATCAATCATGTTCGTTGGTGTTGCGTTAGTTGAGGCCCTTCCTATCATCGCTGTTGTTATTGCGTTCATGGTTCTTAATAAATAA
- the atpF gene encoding F0F1 ATP synthase subunit B, giving the protein MLQPHLVIGSAFTFGDAFFTLFAFAILLVLIRIYAWKPLMGIMKEREEHIGSEIDAAEENRAQSEKLLAEQKSVLQQARIESQTMIENAKQLGEKEREEIVKTARRESERIKEEAKSDIAREKEDAISALREQVGSLSVLIASKVIEKNLDEKEQSNLIQDYIERLGDDK; this is encoded by the coding sequence GTGTTACAACCACATTTAGTAATTGGTTCCGCATTTACGTTTGGTGATGCATTCTTTACACTTTTTGCTTTCGCGATTTTGCTAGTTTTAATCCGAATTTATGCTTGGAAACCGCTTATGGGTATTATGAAAGAGCGTGAAGAGCATATTGGTTCTGAAATTGATGCTGCAGAAGAAAACCGCGCTCAATCAGAAAAATTACTTGCTGAACAAAAAAGTGTTTTACAACAAGCTCGTATTGAATCTCAAACAATGATTGAGAACGCAAAACAACTTGGTGAAAAAGAACGCGAAGAAATTGTCAAAACTGCTAGACGTGAATCAGAACGTATAAAAGAAGAAGCAAAATCCGATATTGCACGTGAAAAAGAAGATGCTATTTCTGCTCTTCGCGAACAAGTCGGTTCCTTATCTGTTCTTATTGCATCGAAAGTCATCGAAAAAAATCTGGATGAAAAAGAACAATCTAACCTTATCCAAGATTATATCGAAAGGCTAGGGGATGACAAATGA
- a CDS encoding F0F1 ATP synthase subunit delta, with the protein MSKDLEVAGRYANALFQVAQDKDLVDVFSEELTELKAALKANKDFVKLLENPTFTTEQKKNLASAVFEKINPTLRDFIYLLIDRSREDYLSVIADVYQKRVNDLRGVADADVYSVVPLSEQELTALSRVFATKMNKTKLNIQNHIDKSLLGGVKVVIGTRIYDDSLKTKLKDMERQIKA; encoded by the coding sequence ATGAGTAAAGATTTGGAAGTTGCAGGTCGCTATGCCAATGCGCTTTTTCAAGTAGCTCAAGATAAAGATTTAGTGGACGTTTTTTCAGAAGAATTAACTGAATTAAAAGCGGCCTTGAAAGCTAATAAAGATTTTGTAAAACTACTTGAAAATCCTACTTTCACGACCGAGCAAAAGAAAAATCTTGCCAGCGCTGTTTTTGAAAAAATCAATCCGACATTAAGAGATTTTATTTATCTTTTAATCGACCGTAGCAGAGAAGATTATCTTTCTGTTATTGCGGACGTTTACCAAAAACGCGTAAATGACTTGCGAGGAGTTGCGGATGCAGATGTTTATTCTGTTGTCCCACTTTCTGAACAAGAACTTACGGCGCTCTCGAGAGTATTTGCTACGAAAATGAACAAAACAAAATTAAACATTCAAAATCACATTGATAAATCCCTTCTTGGTGGAGTCAAAGTGGTTATTGGAACCCGTATATATGATGACAGTCTAAAAACGAAATTAAAGGACATGGAACGGCAAATTAAAGCCTAG
- the atpA gene encoding F0F1 ATP synthase subunit alpha, which produces MSIKAEEISSIIKQQIENYHSELKVSDVGTVTYIGDGIARAHGLDNAMAGELLEFSNGVMGMAQNLETNDVGIIILGPYTEIREGDEVRRTGKIMEVPVGEALIGRVVNSLGQPVDGLGPIETTGTRPIEAVAPGVMQRQSVNEPLQTGIKAIDALVPIGRGQRELIIGDRQTGKTSVAIDTILNQADQDMICIYVAIGQKESTVRNAVETLRHHGALDYTIVVTAAASQPAPLLYLAPYAGVAMAEEFMYNGKHVLVVYDDLSKQAAAYRELSLLLRRPPGREAYPGDVFYLHSRLLERAAKLNDSLGGGSITALPFVETQAGDISAYIPTNVISITDGQIFLQSDLFFSGVRPAINAGLSVSRVGGSAQIKAMKTVAGTLRLDLAAYRELESFSQFGSDLDAATRAKLERGKRTVEVLKQDLHKPLKVEKQVLILYALVHKYLDDVPVHDVLRFESEMNTWFDHNHPELLEEIRTTKKLPDEAKLEAALKEFKNTFVPSEEK; this is translated from the coding sequence ATGAGCATTAAGGCTGAAGAGATCAGCTCAATCATAAAACAGCAGATTGAAAATTATCATTCTGAACTAAAAGTGAGTGATGTTGGTACGGTTACCTACATTGGTGACGGTATTGCGCGTGCTCATGGACTCGATAATGCAATGGCTGGTGAATTGCTAGAGTTCTCAAATGGTGTAATGGGTATGGCCCAAAACTTAGAAACAAATGATGTTGGTATCATTATTCTAGGCCCTTACACAGAAATCCGCGAAGGCGATGAAGTTCGTCGTACCGGTAAAATCATGGAAGTTCCTGTTGGCGAAGCGCTTATTGGGCGTGTAGTTAACTCATTAGGTCAACCAGTTGATGGTTTAGGCCCAATTGAAACAACTGGAACTCGTCCGATTGAAGCCGTAGCACCTGGTGTTATGCAACGTCAATCGGTAAACGAACCATTACAAACAGGTATTAAAGCGATTGATGCACTTGTTCCTATTGGTCGTGGTCAACGTGAGTTAATCATTGGTGACCGCCAAACTGGTAAAACATCTGTAGCAATTGATACTATTTTAAACCAAGCTGACCAAGACATGATTTGTATTTATGTTGCTATCGGTCAAAAAGAATCTACTGTTCGTAATGCCGTAGAAACTTTACGTCATCACGGTGCGTTAGATTACACCATCGTAGTAACTGCTGCTGCATCACAACCGGCGCCACTTCTTTACTTGGCTCCTTATGCTGGTGTTGCAATGGCTGAAGAATTCATGTATAACGGCAAACACGTTTTAGTCGTATATGATGATTTATCCAAACAAGCAGCTGCTTACCGTGAGCTGTCCCTATTACTTCGTCGTCCTCCAGGTCGTGAAGCATATCCAGGGGATGTTTTCTACTTGCACTCCCGTTTACTTGAACGTGCTGCAAAATTAAATGATAGCCTAGGTGGCGGATCCATTACGGCTCTTCCATTCGTAGAAACACAAGCCGGAGATATCTCTGCTTATATTCCTACAAACGTTATCTCTATTACAGACGGACAAATCTTCTTGCAATCTGATTTATTCTTCTCCGGAGTACGTCCAGCGATTAACGCCGGTCTTTCTGTATCCCGTGTAGGTGGATCAGCGCAAATTAAAGCAATGAAAACAGTTGCCGGAACACTTCGTCTAGACCTTGCCGCTTACCGTGAGCTAGAATCTTTCTCACAATTCGGTTCTGACCTAGATGCAGCTACTCGTGCGAAACTAGAACGTGGTAAACGTACAGTAGAAGTTCTAAAACAAGATTTGCACAAACCTTTGAAAGTTGAAAAACAAGTATTGATTCTTTATGCACTTGTTCATAAATATCTGGATGATGTACCAGTTCATGATGTACTGCGTTTTGAGTCCGAAATGAATACATGGTTTGATCATAATCACCCAGAGCTTTTGGAAGAAATTCGTACAACGAAAAAACTTCCTGACGAAGCGAAACTTGAAGCAGCATTAAAAGAATTTAAAAATACATTTGTTCCTTCTGAAGAAAAATAA
- a CDS encoding F0F1 ATP synthase subunit gamma, producing the protein MASLIDIKQRITSTRKTSQITKAMQMVSAAKLGRAESNARSYEPYVSKIKDVVTHVAGTGNSSDHPMLVSRPVHRTGYIVLTSDTGLAGSYNSSVIKEVFQEINKKHTSSDEYAIITVGRSARDFFKARQMNVVLEVQGITDHPIFAEIKDIASNTVQMFEDGVYDEVFIYYNHHINSISSELRKEQLLPLTEFHEKGQETDVDLTTYEFEPSEQEILEVLLPQYVESLIFGALLDAKAAEHAARMTAMRSATDNASDLISDLSLQYNRARQAAITQEITEIVGGAAALE; encoded by the coding sequence TTGGCATCTTTAATCGATATTAAACAACGAATAACTTCTACGCGTAAAACAAGTCAAATTACAAAAGCAATGCAAATGGTATCAGCAGCAAAACTAGGTCGTGCGGAATCTAATGCTCGTTCATATGAGCCCTACGTTTCTAAAATTAAAGACGTAGTAACACATGTTGCTGGCACTGGTAACAGTAGCGATCATCCAATGCTTGTATCTAGACCTGTTCACCGTACTGGTTATATCGTACTTACTTCTGATACTGGACTTGCCGGTTCTTACAATAGTTCCGTAATCAAAGAAGTATTCCAAGAAATTAATAAAAAGCATACGTCAAGTGATGAATATGCAATAATCACTGTAGGTAGATCTGCTCGTGACTTCTTCAAAGCGCGTCAAATGAACGTGGTTTTAGAAGTACAAGGTATTACAGATCATCCGATATTTGCGGAAATTAAAGATATTGCTAGTAACACAGTTCAAATGTTTGAAGATGGTGTTTATGACGAGGTTTTCATTTATTATAATCACCATATCAATTCTATTTCCAGCGAACTAAGAAAAGAGCAATTATTGCCACTGACAGAATTTCACGAAAAAGGCCAAGAAACAGATGTAGACCTTACTACATATGAATTTGAGCCTTCCGAACAAGAAATTCTTGAAGTACTACTACCGCAATATGTGGAAAGCCTAATTTTCGGAGCACTTCTGGATGCCAAAGCCGCTGAACATGCTGCTCGTATGACTGCCATGAGAAGCGCGACAGACAATGCATCCGATTTAATCAGTGACTTATCACTACAATATAACCGTGCTCGCCAAGCTGCGATCACGCAAGAAATTACCGAAATCGTCGGAGGAGCAGCCGCACTCGAATAG
- the atpD gene encoding F0F1 ATP synthase subunit beta, which translates to MSKGQVIQVMGPVVDVKFEGGDLPEIYNALVIEYKSDAEEAPTSQLTLEVAIQLGDDVVRTIAMASTDGVQRGMGVIDTGSPITVPVGTVTLGRVFNVLGNTIDLDEPLPSDIKRNKIHREAPTFDQLATTTEILETGIKVVDLLAPYLKGGKIGLFGGAGVGKTVLIQELIHNIAQEHGGISVFAGVGERTREGNDLYFEMKDSGVIEKTAMVFGQMNEPPGARMRVALTGLTIAEYFRDEEHQDVLLFIDNIFRFTQAGSEVSALLGRMPSAVGYQPTLATEMGQLQERITSTNVGSVTSIQAIYVPADDYTDPAPATTFAHLDATTNLERKLTEQGIYPAVDPLASTSRALSPDIVGEEHYAVATEVQRLLQRYKELQDIIAILGMDELSDEDKQSVSRARRVQFFLSQNFHVAEQFTGQKGSYVPVKETVKGFKDLLAGKYDHIPEDAFRSVGRIEDVLEKAKDMGVEV; encoded by the coding sequence ATGTCTAAAGGACAAGTAATCCAAGTTATGGGTCCAGTTGTAGACGTTAAATTTGAAGGTGGAGACCTACCTGAAATCTACAACGCCCTAGTTATTGAATATAAATCTGATGCAGAAGAAGCACCAACTAGCCAACTTACTTTAGAAGTAGCCATCCAATTAGGTGATGACGTTGTGCGTACAATCGCAATGGCATCAACAGATGGTGTTCAAAGAGGTATGGGAGTTATTGATACTGGAAGCCCAATTACAGTTCCAGTTGGTACAGTAACTCTTGGTCGTGTATTTAATGTATTAGGAAACACCATCGATTTGGACGAACCACTTCCAAGCGATATTAAACGTAATAAAATTCACCGCGAAGCTCCAACTTTCGATCAATTAGCAACAACAACTGAAATTCTTGAAACAGGAATTAAAGTAGTTGACTTGCTTGCGCCTTACTTAAAAGGTGGTAAAATCGGATTGTTCGGTGGTGCGGGTGTTGGTAAAACCGTTCTAATTCAAGAACTTATCCATAATATCGCACAAGAACACGGTGGTATTTCAGTGTTCGCAGGCGTTGGAGAACGTACTCGTGAAGGGAACGACCTTTACTTTGAAATGAAAGATTCTGGCGTTATCGAAAAAACAGCCATGGTATTCGGTCAAATGAATGAGCCACCGGGTGCGCGTATGCGTGTAGCCCTAACTGGTTTAACAATTGCTGAATATTTCCGTGATGAAGAACACCAAGATGTACTTCTTTTCATTGATAATATTTTCCGTTTCACACAAGCTGGTTCAGAGGTTTCGGCTTTACTAGGTCGTATGCCATCTGCAGTAGGTTACCAACCAACTCTAGCTACTGAAATGGGACAATTACAAGAACGTATTACATCTACTAACGTTGGTTCTGTTACTTCTATCCAAGCAATTTATGTACCAGCCGATGATTATACTGACCCGGCTCCGGCTACAACTTTCGCCCATTTAGATGCAACAACTAACTTGGAACGTAAATTAACTGAACAAGGTATTTATCCAGCGGTAGATCCACTTGCTTCTACATCTCGTGCGCTTTCTCCTGACATTGTTGGGGAAGAACACTATGCAGTAGCAACGGAAGTACAACGCTTATTGCAACGATATAAAGAATTACAAGATATCATCGCAATCCTAGGTATGGATGAGTTATCTGACGAAGATAAACAATCCGTTTCCCGTGCGCGTCGTGTACAATTCTTCTTATCGCAGAATTTCCATGTTGCAGAACAATTTACAGGCCAAAAAGGTTCTTATGTCCCTGTTAAAGAAACAGTTAAAGGATTTAAAGACTTATTAGCCGGAAAATACGACCATATTCCAGAAGATGCATTCCGTTCAGTTGGACGCATTGAGGATGTTCTTGAAAAAGCAAAAGACATGGGCGTTGAAGTCTGA
- a CDS encoding F0F1 ATP synthase subunit epsilon — MGSLNVSIVTPDGPVYEGVAQMVIARTKAGELGILPGHVPLVAPLKIDIVRLKVESGEEWVAVNGGFMEVNGEEVNILADTAEREQDIDIDRAEKAKERAEDELSRAKEQKVDEVMAQLALQRAINRIHAKEHN, encoded by the coding sequence ATGGGTTCATTAAATGTTAGTATTGTTACTCCAGACGGCCCTGTTTATGAAGGCGTTGCTCAAATGGTTATTGCTAGAACAAAAGCAGGTGAACTCGGTATTTTACCTGGCCATGTTCCACTAGTCGCTCCACTTAAAATCGACATCGTTCGTTTAAAAGTAGAGTCTGGTGAGGAATGGGTCGCTGTCAATGGTGGCTTTATGGAAGTAAACGGTGAAGAAGTTAATATTCTCGCGGATACTGCTGAACGCGAACAAGATATCGATATTGATCGCGCTGAAAAGGCAAAAGAACGCGCAGAAGACGAACTTAGCCGAGCAAAAGAACAAAAAGTGGACGAAGTAATGGCTCAACTAGCGCTACAAAGGGCTATCAACAGAATTCACGCAAAAGAACATAATTAA
- a CDS encoding DUF1146 family protein — protein MYNIIMESPYVIIISHLLFIVITFWALQAINYEKFIKKNHVTQARLLFVIISIVLGYTLSNFFLDYLAASKQLINFFG, from the coding sequence ATGTATAATATTATTATGGAATCACCATATGTCATCATCATTTCACATTTACTATTTATTGTTATTACTTTCTGGGCATTACAAGCTATTAACTATGAAAAATTCATCAAGAAAAATCATGTAACACAAGCTAGATTATTATTTGTAATCATTTCAATAGTCTTAGGTTATACATTAAGCAACTTTTTCTTGGATTATTTAGCAGCCTCAAAACAGTTAATTAATTTTTTTGGTTAA
- the murA gene encoding UDP-N-acetylglucosamine 1-carboxyvinyltransferase has product MEKIIVRGGKQLNGSVKMEGAKNAVLPVIAATLLASKGTSVLKNVPNLSDVFTINEVLKYLNADVSFVNDEVTVDATGEITSDAPFEYVRKMRASIVVMGPLLARTGSARVALPGGCAIGSRPVDLHLKGFEAMGAVVKIENGYIEATAEKLVGAKVYLDFPSVGATQNIMMAATLAEGTTVIENVAREPEIVDLANFLNQMGARVIGAGTEVIRIEGVKELTATEHSIIPDRIEAGTFMIAAAITGGNVLIEDAVPEHISSLIAKLEEMGVQIIEEDNGIRVIGPDKLKAVDVKTMPHPGFPTDMQSQMMVIQMLSEGTSIMTETVFENRFMHVEEMRRMNADMKIEGHSVIISGPAKLQGAEVAATDLRAAAALILAGLVADGYTQVTELKYLDRGYNNFHGKLQALGADVERVDDSKIDVTNLASLF; this is encoded by the coding sequence TTGGAAAAAATTATTGTACGCGGTGGAAAACAGTTAAATGGTTCTGTGAAAATGGAAGGTGCCAAAAATGCTGTATTACCGGTAATAGCTGCTACATTACTTGCGAGTAAAGGTACTAGCGTATTAAAAAATGTCCCAAATTTGTCTGATGTATTCACAATTAATGAGGTTCTTAAATATCTAAATGCAGACGTTTCTTTTGTAAATGATGAAGTAACAGTTGATGCAACAGGAGAAATTACTTCTGATGCACCTTTTGAGTACGTTCGTAAAATGCGTGCTTCTATTGTTGTAATGGGACCACTTTTAGCTCGTACTGGTTCTGCACGTGTAGCTTTACCAGGTGGATGTGCAATTGGTTCAAGACCTGTTGATTTACATTTAAAAGGTTTCGAAGCAATGGGTGCAGTAGTGAAAATTGAAAATGGTTATATTGAAGCAACTGCTGAAAAATTAGTAGGCGCTAAAGTATACTTAGACTTCCCTAGTGTGGGAGCAACTCAAAATATTATGATGGCTGCAACTTTAGCAGAAGGTACAACAGTAATTGAAAACGTTGCTCGTGAACCTGAAATTGTTGATTTAGCCAATTTCCTTAATCAAATGGGTGCTAGAGTTATTGGTGCGGGAACAGAAGTCATTAGAATTGAAGGAGTTAAAGAACTAACTGCTACTGAACATTCTATTATTCCTGACCGTATTGAAGCTGGAACATTCATGATTGCCGCTGCGATTACAGGCGGAAATGTTTTAATTGAAGATGCAGTTCCTGAACATATTAGTTCATTAATTGCTAAACTTGAAGAAATGGGCGTTCAAATCATTGAAGAAGATAACGGTATTCGTGTTATCGGTCCTGACAAATTAAAAGCTGTGGATGTTAAGACTATGCCACACCCAGGATTCCCAACTGATATGCAATCACAAATGATGGTAATTCAAATGTTGAGCGAAGGCACAAGCATTATGACAGAAACTGTCTTTGAAAATCGTTTCATGCATGTAGAAGAAATGCGCAGAATGAATGCTGATATGAAAATTGAAGGACATTCTGTTATTATTTCTGGTCCTGCTAAATTGCAAGGAGCAGAAGTTGCGGCAACAGATTTACGTGCAGCAGCAGCGCTTATCCTGGCTGGTCTAGTGGCGGATGGCTATACACAAGTGACTGAGTTGAAATACCTTGATCGCGGCTATAATAATTTCCACGGAAAACTACAAGCGCTTGGAGCGGATGTTGAACGTGTAGATGATTCCAAAATCGATGTAACAAACTTAGCTTCGTTATTCTAA